In Mangrovivirga cuniculi, the following proteins share a genomic window:
- the trpB gene encoding tryptophan synthase subunit beta yields the protein MSKYAVDERGYYGKFGGAFIPEMLYPNVEELRTNYLEIIDDPDFQKEFRALLKDYVGRPTPLFFAKRLSEKYGAKIYLKREDLCHTGAHKVNNTIGQILLAKRLGKKKIIAETGAGQHGVATATVCALAGLECKVYMGAVDMERQKPNVERMRILGAEVIPAESGSRTLKDATNEAMRHWINNPQDTHYIIGSVVGPHPYPDMVTRFQAVISEEVKKQLKEVEGRENPDYVVACVGGGSNAAGIYYHYLDNPEVKIIAAEAAGKGVESGETAATTFKGTPGVLHGSMTLLMQTVDGQVVEPYSISAGLDYPGIGPLHAHLFESGRAQFIAVDDENSMKAGVELSRLEGIIPAVESAHAFSALDQLDLNESDVVVINLSGRGDKDLQTYINWGKY from the coding sequence ATGTCAAAGTACGCAGTAGATGAAAGAGGCTATTACGGAAAGTTCGGAGGAGCTTTCATACCTGAGATGCTATATCCCAATGTGGAAGAACTCAGGACTAATTATCTTGAAATAATCGATGATCCTGATTTTCAAAAGGAATTCAGGGCATTGCTAAAAGATTATGTGGGGAGACCTACACCTTTGTTTTTTGCAAAAAGGCTTTCCGAAAAATACGGAGCAAAAATATATCTTAAAAGAGAAGACCTATGCCATACCGGGGCTCACAAGGTAAATAATACCATTGGTCAGATTTTGCTGGCAAAAAGGTTAGGAAAGAAAAAGATCATTGCGGAAACCGGAGCTGGCCAGCATGGTGTGGCCACAGCTACCGTTTGTGCTCTGGCAGGATTAGAATGCAAAGTTTATATGGGTGCTGTCGATATGGAAAGGCAAAAGCCCAATGTAGAGAGGATGCGTATCCTTGGTGCAGAAGTGATCCCGGCAGAATCCGGCAGTCGAACCCTGAAAGATGCAACTAACGAGGCGATGCGTCACTGGATCAATAATCCTCAGGATACTCATTATATAATTGGTTCCGTTGTCGGACCTCACCCTTATCCGGATATGGTGACCCGATTTCAGGCTGTGATCAGCGAGGAGGTTAAAAAGCAATTAAAAGAAGTAGAAGGTAGAGAGAATCCGGATTATGTGGTGGCATGTGTTGGTGGAGGAAGTAATGCTGCAGGAATATATTACCACTATCTCGATAACCCAGAAGTGAAAATTATTGCTGCGGAAGCGGCAGGTAAAGGAGTTGAGTCAGGTGAAACCGCCGCAACGACTTTTAAAGGAACTCCGGGAGTATTGCATGGTAGTATGACACTATTGATGCAAACTGTCGATGGACAGGTTGTGGAGCCTTATAGTATTTCTGCTGGTCTGGATTACCCTGGAATAGGACCACTACATGCTCACTTGTTTGAAAGTGGAAGAGCACAGTTTATCGCCGTAGATGATGAGAACTCCATGAAAGCCGGTGTTGAATTAAGCCGACTTGAAGGAATAATCCCGGCAGTAGAATCTGCTCATGCATTTTCAGCCCTCGATCAACTGGATTTAAATGAAAGTGATGTAGTGGTTATAAATCTTTCCGGAAGAGGCGATAAAGATCTTCAAACATATATTAATTGGGGAAAATACTGA
- a CDS encoding phosphoribosylanthranilate isomerase has product MKDIKVKVCGMRDPENIDQLIKLDVDFMGLIFYPKSSRFAGDADTDFTQFDGIIKTGVFVNLDLEDIHKAIKKYDLKAVQLHGDESPEFAQKIKQDGVKVIKAFPVRTKEDLEKAEQFKDSVDFYLFDTKGDKPGGNGIAFDWSILNGFEFSRPFFLAGGINKENIHNITKIKNPAFYAVDLNSGVEIKPALKDLNEIKIIKNKIAQICQSTQ; this is encoded by the coding sequence ATGAAAGATATAAAAGTAAAAGTTTGTGGGATGCGTGATCCTGAGAATATCGATCAGCTAATAAAGCTGGATGTCGATTTTATGGGGCTGATATTTTATCCGAAATCCTCACGGTTTGCGGGTGATGCCGACACAGACTTTACTCAGTTTGACGGAATAATTAAAACCGGTGTATTTGTTAATTTGGATCTGGAAGATATCCACAAGGCAATCAAAAAATATGATCTCAAAGCTGTGCAGCTACATGGCGATGAATCTCCTGAATTTGCACAAAAGATTAAGCAGGATGGGGTGAAAGTAATAAAGGCTTTTCCTGTAAGAACAAAAGAAGACCTGGAAAAAGCAGAGCAATTTAAAGATTCGGTGGACTTTTACCTCTTTGATACTAAGGGTGACAAACCCGGTGGAAACGGAATTGCTTTCGATTGGAGTATCCTGAATGGATTTGAATTTTCAAGGCCATTTTTTCTCGCTGGAGGAATAAATAAGGAAAACATTCACAATATCACCAAAATAAAAAACCCGGCTTTTTATGCTGTTGATCTCAATAGTGGTGTAGAGATTAAACCCGCTTTAAAAGATCTTAATGAAATTAAAATTATAAAAAATAAAATAGCTCAAATATGTCAAAGTACGCAGTAG
- the trpC gene encoding indole-3-glycerol phosphate synthase TrpC: protein MNILDRIIVDKKEEVKEKKELIPVKKLEKSIWFETMPVSMSHYIKRDDKSGVIAEIKRRSPSKGDINKYISVEEISIGYMQAGASALSVLTDQKYFGGTNEDVMTARKFNYCPILRKEFIVDEYQILEAKSIGADCILLIASVLDPETIKKFTAFAHDLGLEVLLEVHDKDELTSNTDSDADLFGVNNRNLKTFDVNLENSVELLSLIPEGKLKIAESGIDRPEDLVYLKNNGFDGFLIGERFMRYSRPHEEAAKFLAKVKELENFYPTNA, encoded by the coding sequence ATGAATATACTCGATAGAATTATAGTTGATAAGAAAGAAGAGGTTAAAGAAAAGAAGGAGCTCATTCCGGTTAAAAAACTTGAAAAGAGCATCTGGTTTGAAACGATGCCTGTTTCAATGAGCCACTATATCAAAAGAGATGATAAAAGTGGGGTAATAGCAGAAATAAAGCGACGATCTCCAAGTAAAGGCGACATCAATAAATATATATCTGTAGAAGAAATCTCTATTGGATATATGCAGGCAGGAGCATCAGCTTTGTCAGTACTGACTGATCAGAAATATTTTGGAGGAACCAATGAGGATGTGATGACGGCAAGAAAATTTAATTACTGCCCGATTTTAAGAAAGGAATTCATTGTTGATGAATACCAGATTCTTGAAGCAAAATCGATTGGTGCGGATTGCATTTTGTTGATCGCCTCAGTTTTGGACCCTGAGACCATAAAGAAATTTACAGCTTTTGCTCACGATCTTGGCCTGGAAGTATTACTGGAAGTTCATGATAAAGATGAATTGACTTCAAATACAGATAGTGATGCTGATCTTTTTGGTGTTAACAACAGAAACTTAAAAACTTTTGATGTAAATCTTGAAAATTCAGTTGAACTACTATCGCTAATACCAGAAGGAAAACTAAAGATTGCAGAGAGCGGAATAGATCGTCCGGAAGACCTGGTTTACCTAAAAAATAATGGTTTTGACGGCTTCCTTATCGGTGAACGATTCATGCGATATTCCAGGCCTCATGAAGAAGCGGCTAAGTTTTTGGCTAAAGTAAAAGAGCTTGAAAATTTCTATCCGACGAACGCCTGA
- the trpD gene encoding anthranilate phosphoribosyltransferase: MKEILNTLFEYRTLSEGQAKEVLINLAKGEYNASQMASFLTVYMMRSITVEELSGFRKAMMELCVPINLAEFDPIDLCGTGGDGKNTFNISTLSSFVVAGAGVKVAKHGNNGVSSACGSSNLLDHLGYEFTNDESTLKKQIDEAGICFLHAPLFHPAMKNVAPVRKDLGVKTFFNMLGPMVNPSSPKKQLTGVFSLELARLYAYLFQQTDKDFVVLHALDGYDEISLTGDFKAITNTGESIISPKQLGLNKVDAKQIYGGETVETSAKIFIDILEGNGTEAQKEVVLANSAMALKCADDKLSDADAIGKAKESLESGNAYSVLKKLVA, from the coding sequence ATGAAAGAGATATTAAATACACTATTTGAATACAGGACATTGTCTGAGGGCCAGGCCAAGGAGGTTTTGATTAACCTGGCAAAGGGAGAATACAATGCTTCACAGATGGCTTCTTTTCTGACGGTCTATATGATGCGAAGTATCACCGTAGAAGAGTTAAGTGGATTTAGAAAAGCAATGATGGAATTATGCGTTCCGATAAACCTTGCTGAATTTGATCCGATAGACCTCTGTGGTACCGGGGGAGACGGTAAGAATACGTTCAATATTTCTACTTTGAGTTCTTTTGTTGTTGCCGGGGCAGGAGTGAAAGTTGCCAAGCATGGTAATAACGGGGTTTCTTCAGCCTGCGGTTCTTCAAATTTATTAGATCACCTGGGTTATGAGTTCACAAATGATGAATCCACGCTTAAAAAGCAGATCGACGAAGCAGGTATCTGCTTTCTTCATGCTCCTTTGTTCCACCCTGCAATGAAAAACGTTGCTCCGGTGAGAAAAGACTTAGGAGTAAAGACATTCTTTAATATGCTTGGACCGATGGTAAATCCTTCAAGCCCTAAAAAGCAGCTTACAGGAGTATTTAGCCTGGAGCTGGCAAGATTGTATGCTTATTTGTTTCAGCAAACGGATAAAGACTTTGTTGTCCTTCATGCATTAGATGGTTATGATGAAATTTCACTGACAGGTGATTTTAAAGCCATTACTAATACCGGTGAAAGTATTATCAGCCCGAAACAATTAGGATTGAACAAAGTTGATGCAAAGCAGATATATGGTGGAGAAACAGTTGAGACTTCTGCTAAGATTTTCATCGATATTCTTGAAGGAAATGGAACTGAGGCACAAAAAGAAGTCGTTTTAGCTAATTCTGCCATGGCCTTAAAATGTGCTGATGATAAACTATCCGATGCTGATGCTATTGGAAAAGCGAAAGAATCACTGGAATCCGGAAATGCTTATTCTGTACTAAAAAAACTGGTAGCCTGA
- a CDS encoding anthranilate synthase component II: MKILVLDNYDSFTYNLVHILRDLGYENNTDVFRNDKISLEDVRNYDKILISPGPGLPYEAGILPDLLKEYGASKSIFGVCLGCQGIAEAYGGKLYNLDTVIHGVAMDTYLKDKSEPIFKDLPDRFVTTRYHSWAVNPDSLENSPIKITATDISGVIMALSHETQDVRGVQFHPESVMTPEGSKMIQNWLKI, encoded by the coding sequence GTGAAAATATTAGTTCTCGATAATTACGATTCATTTACTTATAACCTGGTTCATATTCTTAGGGATCTTGGATATGAGAATAATACTGATGTGTTCAGAAATGATAAAATATCTCTGGAGGATGTCAGAAATTACGACAAGATTCTGATTTCACCAGGTCCCGGCCTTCCCTACGAAGCTGGAATTCTTCCGGATCTTCTTAAGGAATACGGGGCATCAAAAAGCATCTTTGGAGTATGTCTTGGATGCCAGGGAATAGCAGAGGCTTATGGTGGAAAACTATATAACCTCGATACTGTTATTCACGGTGTGGCAATGGATACTTATCTGAAAGATAAAAGTGAACCCATATTTAAGGACCTTCCCGACCGGTTTGTTACTACCAGGTATCACTCTTGGGCTGTGAACCCTGATTCACTGGAAAACTCACCAATAAAAATTACAGCTACAGATATTTCAGGAGTAATTATGGCGCTGAGCCATGAGACTCAGGATGTGAGAGGAGTGCAGTTTCACCCTGAATCAGTCATGACTCCTGAAGGAAGTAAAATGATCCAAAACTGGTTAAAAATCTGA
- a CDS encoding anthranilate synthase component I family protein: MKYRFKSTVKRFLADTITPVNLYLKLRDKFPGTLLLESSDYHGHENSYSYICFDPIASFIVDKGELTLEMPGENPVTEKVDRSNVVDKLTEFARSFEGSDLDLPFAVNGLFGYMGYDAVQYFEDLDLQQKDDENHIPEIRYSVYRYILVIDHFKNACFLISHHLSEDEGMTEQELMSLIDNKNYPGYTFSVSENEQANIDEKDFLEILDKGQQACFNGDVFQIVLSRRFNIGFNGDEFNVYRALRSINPSPYLFYFDYGSYKIFGSSPEAQLVINEGQAGIYPIAGTFKRTGNDKTDAQLAERLLEDPKENSEHLMLVDLARNDLSRSAKSVEVETYKEVQFYSHVIHLVSKVTGKLNGSASPIRLVADTFPAGTLSGAPKYKAMSLIDSLEPTARSYYGGAIGYLGFNGDFNHAIMIRSFLSKQNKLYFQAGAGVVAKSEIESELQEVNNKVAALRQAITDAEEINKRY, from the coding sequence ATGAAATACAGGTTTAAATCAACGGTAAAGCGCTTTCTGGCTGATACGATCACACCAGTAAACCTTTACTTAAAACTAAGAGATAAATTCCCGGGCACTCTGCTACTGGAAAGTTCAGATTACCATGGTCATGAGAATAGTTATTCTTATATCTGTTTTGATCCGATAGCATCTTTTATTGTAGACAAAGGTGAGTTAACCCTGGAAATGCCTGGTGAAAATCCGGTGACTGAAAAGGTTGACAGATCAAATGTCGTTGATAAGCTTACTGAGTTTGCACGATCATTTGAAGGAAGTGATCTGGATCTACCTTTCGCAGTGAATGGTTTATTCGGATACATGGGATATGATGCAGTTCAATATTTCGAAGATCTGGATCTACAGCAAAAGGATGATGAAAACCATATTCCTGAAATTAGGTACTCTGTTTACCGTTATATTCTGGTAATCGATCATTTTAAAAATGCTTGCTTTCTGATTTCTCATCATTTAAGTGAAGATGAAGGAATGACTGAGCAGGAATTGATGTCTTTGATCGACAATAAAAATTACCCGGGATATACCTTCTCAGTATCTGAAAATGAGCAAGCCAATATTGATGAAAAAGATTTTCTTGAAATTTTAGACAAAGGACAGCAAGCCTGTTTTAATGGAGATGTCTTTCAAATTGTATTGAGCCGTAGATTTAATATTGGGTTTAACGGTGATGAATTTAATGTTTACAGGGCACTAAGATCTATCAATCCATCTCCTTATCTATTTTACTTTGATTATGGTAGCTACAAGATATTCGGGTCTTCACCGGAAGCACAACTGGTAATTAATGAAGGACAGGCTGGTATTTACCCGATAGCAGGAACTTTTAAAAGAACCGGGAATGATAAAACTGATGCTCAACTGGCGGAAAGACTACTTGAAGATCCTAAAGAAAACTCTGAACATTTAATGCTGGTTGATCTGGCGAGAAACGATCTGAGTCGTTCTGCTAAATCAGTGGAAGTTGAAACGTATAAGGAAGTTCAGTTTTATTCTCACGTAATACACCTTGTTTCTAAAGTTACCGGGAAGCTCAATGGTTCGGCAAGCCCGATCAGGTTAGTAGCAGATACTTTCCCTGCAGGGACTTTATCCGGAGCTCCGAAATATAAAGCGATGTCGTTGATCGATTCGCTCGAACCGACAGCCAGAAGTTACTATGGAGGGGCAATTGGCTACCTTGGTTTTAACGGTGATTTCAACCATGCGATTATGATCAGGTCTTTTCTGAGTAAACAAAATAAGCTCTATTTTCAGGCAGGTGCCGGAGTGGTGGCAAAATCAGAAATAGAAAGCGAATTGCAGGAAGTAAATAACAAGGTAGCAGCCTTGCGCCAGGCAATTACGGATGCGGAAGAAATTAATAAAAGATATTAA
- a CDS encoding 30S ribosomal protein THX, which produces MGKGDKKTRKGKIWRGSYGVNRPRKQKNAETKKEVRASAQKK; this is translated from the coding sequence ATGGGAAAAGGAGATAAAAAGACAAGAAAAGGTAAAATCTGGAGAGGTTCATATGGTGTGAACAGACCCAGAAAACAGAAAAATGCCGAAACGAAAAAAGAGGTAAGAGCCTCAGCCCAAAAAAAATGA
- a CDS encoding M13 family metallopeptidase, which produces MKKIYLLLLAAGIMGCQTNEENSSNKAIDVSLMDTTVRAQDDFFRYVNGTWVDETEIPGDQGRWGSFNELREKSTTTVREVLENALESGELKEGSDEYKAGLFYNVGMDSSLAENVGIKPLAPYFDQINDISDKVSLQEYVIQDHKRGGSVFFGFGVLADLKNSKVNAAYLWQSGLGLPDRDYYFKEDSVSQSIREEYVKHVEKMLVLAGEDLEIASSQAKKVMEIETLLADSSRTRVEMRNIPALYNKYAVGNVAELNDEFNWSEYFAGIGLADLDSIIVSVPEFFQGVDVVVSNYDSEAWKAYLKWHLINDYANYLSNDLVSQNFAFYGKKLRGTEEMRPRWKRVLSMVNGVAGEAVGKLYVAEAFPPEAKETADKMVKNVLSAFGDRIEALDWMTDSTKTKALEKLSTITVKIGYPDEWKDYSDLNIVETSLVENMINAREWNFKKDIEKVGQPVDKKEWGMTPQTVNAYYSPLNNEIVFPAAILQPPFFDFKADDAVNYGGIGAVIGHEVSHGFDDNGSRFDSEGNMKNWWSETDAEQFESKSAMLIKQFDQYEPLPAVNVNGKLTLGENIGDLCGLSVAYDGLMNHYEATSKPEPIAGFTAEQRFFMSWATVWRIKYRDETLRNLIQTDSHSPGMYRANGPLKNIDAFYAAFNVEEGDDMYLPEEKRVKIW; this is translated from the coding sequence ATGAAAAAAATTTATTTACTTCTGTTGGCAGCCGGTATAATGGGATGTCAGACTAATGAAGAAAATTCTTCTAATAAGGCCATTGATGTTTCATTAATGGATACAACAGTTAGAGCACAGGATGATTTTTTCAGGTATGTAAATGGTACCTGGGTAGATGAAACTGAAATTCCTGGAGATCAGGGAAGATGGGGGAGCTTTAACGAATTAAGAGAAAAAAGTACAACAACTGTAAGAGAGGTTCTCGAAAATGCACTTGAAAGCGGAGAGTTGAAAGAAGGCTCTGATGAATACAAAGCAGGACTTTTTTACAATGTTGGTATGGATTCAAGTCTTGCAGAAAATGTAGGAATTAAACCGTTAGCTCCTTACTTTGATCAGATAAATGACATTTCTGATAAAGTATCTCTTCAGGAGTATGTGATTCAGGATCATAAAAGAGGTGGTAGCGTATTCTTTGGTTTTGGTGTTCTTGCTGATCTTAAGAATAGTAAAGTTAATGCTGCTTACCTATGGCAATCTGGTTTGGGTCTGCCTGACAGAGATTATTATTTTAAAGAAGATTCAGTTTCTCAATCTATTAGAGAGGAATATGTTAAGCACGTAGAAAAAATGCTCGTCCTGGCTGGTGAAGATCTGGAAATAGCTTCTTCTCAGGCGAAAAAGGTAATGGAGATAGAAACTCTATTAGCTGATTCTTCAAGAACAAGGGTTGAGATGAGAAATATTCCTGCTCTGTACAATAAATATGCAGTTGGGAATGTGGCAGAGTTAAATGATGAGTTTAATTGGAGTGAATATTTTGCAGGAATCGGTCTTGCAGATCTTGATAGTATAATCGTTTCTGTCCCTGAATTTTTCCAGGGCGTGGATGTTGTTGTTTCTAATTATGATTCTGAAGCCTGGAAAGCTTACTTGAAATGGCATCTAATAAATGATTATGCCAATTACCTTAGTAATGATTTAGTTTCTCAAAATTTTGCTTTTTACGGTAAAAAACTAAGGGGAACTGAAGAAATGAGACCTAGATGGAAGAGAGTTCTTTCTATGGTAAACGGGGTTGCCGGTGAAGCTGTTGGTAAATTGTACGTTGCTGAAGCTTTTCCTCCTGAAGCAAAGGAAACAGCTGATAAAATGGTTAAAAACGTTCTTTCAGCATTCGGTGATAGAATCGAAGCCCTTGATTGGATGACAGACTCAACTAAAACTAAAGCTTTAGAGAAATTGAGTACTATCACAGTTAAGATTGGTTATCCGGATGAATGGAAAGATTATAGCGACCTTAATATCGTTGAAACCAGCCTAGTTGAAAATATGATCAATGCAAGGGAGTGGAATTTCAAAAAAGATATTGAAAAAGTAGGTCAGCCGGTAGATAAAAAAGAATGGGGCATGACTCCTCAGACTGTTAATGCTTACTATAGTCCTTTAAACAATGAAATCGTTTTCCCTGCAGCAATTTTACAACCTCCTTTCTTTGATTTTAAAGCTGATGATGCAGTAAATTATGGTGGTATTGGTGCAGTAATTGGTCATGAAGTGTCTCACGGTTTTGATGATAACGGATCGAGATTTGATTCAGAAGGAAATATGAAAAACTGGTGGAGTGAAACAGATGCTGAACAATTTGAATCAAAATCAGCTATGTTGATCAAACAATTTGATCAGTATGAACCACTTCCGGCAGTAAATGTAAATGGAAAGCTGACTCTTGGAGAAAATATCGGTGACCTATGTGGTCTTTCAGTAGCTTATGATGGGTTAATGAATCATTATGAAGCAACCAGTAAGCCTGAACCAATTGCAGGATTTACAGCTGAACAGCGATTCTTTATGTCATGGGCAACTGTATGGAGAATCAAATACAGAGATGAAACGTTAAGAAACCTTATACAAACGGATTCTCATTCTCCGGGAATGTACCGTGCAAATGGTCCGTTAAAAAACATTGATGCTTTCTATGCTGCGTTTAATGTTGAAGAAGGTGATGATATGTATCTTCCGGAAGAAAAAAGAGTGAAGATCTGGTAA
- the fsa gene encoding fructose-6-phosphate aldolase: MKFFIDTANLAEIEEAHDLGVLDGVTTNPSLMAKEGITGEENVRNHYKAICDIVDNNVSAEVIATDFDNIIKEGKELAKIDDKIVVKVPMIKEGVKAIKWFSSEGIRTNCTLIFSPGQALLAAKAGASYVSPFIGRLDDISTDGLELIDQIVHIYGNYGYETEVLAASVRHTMHLIKCAEIGADVATCPLKVITGLLNHPLTDSGLEKFLADHKKANG, from the coding sequence ATGAAATTCTTTATTGATACCGCCAACCTGGCAGAAATCGAAGAAGCACACGACCTCGGAGTTCTTGATGGAGTAACCACTAACCCTTCACTTATGGCTAAGGAAGGAATCACAGGTGAAGAAAATGTGAGAAATCACTATAAGGCCATCTGTGATATCGTTGATAACAACGTTAGTGCTGAAGTAATCGCAACTGACTTTGACAACATTATTAAAGAAGGAAAAGAGCTTGCAAAGATCGATGATAAGATCGTTGTAAAGGTTCCTATGATCAAAGAAGGTGTAAAAGCAATCAAATGGTTTTCTTCTGAAGGCATCAGAACTAACTGTACATTGATTTTCAGTCCGGGACAGGCACTTTTAGCTGCTAAAGCTGGAGCAAGCTACGTTTCTCCATTTATTGGAAGACTTGACGATATTTCAACTGATGGTCTGGAACTTATTGATCAAATTGTACATATTTACGGAAACTACGGTTATGAAACTGAAGTTTTAGCAGCATCAGTAAGACACACGATGCACTTGATCAAATGTGCTGAAATTGGCGCTGACGTTGCTACTTGTCCACTAAAAGTGATTACTGGTTTATTAAACCATCCTTTAACTGACAGCGGACTAGAGAA